ATATAGCCCCCACAAAAGGCTAAAGTCAACCCCACTAAAAGCGACTCGGCGTATTTTTGTTTGATCGATTCTTCGACTTTGATCGGACTCACTTCCTGACGATTTTACTAAATTTTATTTTAGCACTTCGAAGGACTAGGTCAAAGGAATGTTCTTTAGTATAATTAAAGTAATTATATGAAAGGGGTTGCAAAGATGTTTAAAACACAGATCGATCAAGTCGGAAAGGCAGCTCAAAATAAAGTAGGCCTCTTACGACGTGATCCACTTAGTTATTTTCTTTTATCGATGTTGGCTGGGATGTATATCGGCTTTGGGATCTTATTAGCTTTTACAGTCAGCGGTCAACTAAATGGTGCAAGTGTGACAAAACTGGCGATGGGCGCCGTCTTTGGGGTCGCTTTGAGCTTAGTCGTGATCGCTGGAGGGGAGTTATTTACTGGCAGTAATTTTGTTTTAAGTGTTGGTCTGATGACTAAAAAAGTCAGCTGGACTGAAACGCTCTATTTATGGCTCGTTTGTTGGTTAGGGAATGCCTGTGGTTCGATCGTTTTAGCTTTGCTTTATCACGCAACTGGTCTCCAAGTCAAAGGTGTGGCTACGGCAATGGCAACGACAGCAGTGGCAAAGATGAGTGCGACACCGACACAGTTACTGACACGTGCGATCTTATGTAATATTTTAGTCTGTTTAGCGATCTGGATGACTTTTCAAACTAAAAGCGACGCCGCAAAATTGATCATGGTCTTTTGGTGTTTATTAGCCTTTTTTACTTCTGGATTTGAACATAGTGTCGCTAACATGACGCTTTTGACGGCAGCTTTACTTGAACCAGTCGGTAATGCCGTCTCTGTTGCCGGTTGGGGCTATAATCTCTTATGGGTGACTTTAGGTAATATGCTTGGCGCGATCATTTTTTTAGCGCTCCCCTATACGTTAGCGACGCGAAAATAAACTATTTTGCCAACAGGCTCTTGTCTGTTGGCTTTTTTATCGGTAAAATTGGTTTTTGTTATAATAAAGCTTAGTGATCAAATATGTTGAAGGGGTTGAGAGTATGAAAAAGCCGATCATTTCTTTTCGAAATGTAGTTAAAAGCTATGATGACGATGTGCCAGTTTTAAAGAAAGTCAGTTTTGATATTGAGGAGGGCAAGTTCTATACGTTACTTGGACCTTCTGGGTGTGGTAAAACGACGATCTTACGAATGATCGCAGGTTTTTCAGAACCAACTACAGGTGAGATCTATTTTGAAGGTAAAAAGATCAATGCGATCCCGGCTAATAAACGCCAAGTAAATACAGTCTTTCAAGATTATGCGCTTTTTCCGCATATGAATGTTTTTGAAAATATCGCTTTTGGTTTGAAGATCAAAAAAGTACCTAAAGAAGAGATCAAAAAGAAAGTCAAGGAAGCTTTGCGTCTTGTGCAGTTGGCTGGTTATGAAAAGCGTGGGATCAGTGAGATGTCAGGGGGGCAGCGCCAACGGGTCGCGATCGCCCGGGCGATCGTCAATGAACCAAAGATCTTACTTTTAGATGAACCTTTATCAGCGTTAGATCATAAGCTTCGTTTGAATATGCAATATGAATTACGTGAGCTCCAGCAACGTTTAGGGATCACCTTTATCTTTGTGACCCACGACCAAGAAGAAGCGTTAGCGATGAGTGATGAGATCTTTGTTTTAAATAATGGTAATATCGTGCAAAGTGGCAGTCCCGTCGATATCTACGACGAACCGATCAATCACTATGTAGCTGATTTTATCGGTGAAAGTAACATCGTAAACGGGATCATGATCAAAGACTGTTTAGTCGCATTTGCCGGCAAAGAATTTGAATGTGTCGATGAAGGGATGCGTCCAAATGAACCGGTCGAAGTCGTTTTACGCCCTGAAGATCTTGAATTGACAGACGTTTCACAAGGTAAATTACGTGTCAAAGTGTTGACGCAGCTTTTCCGCGGAGTTCATTATGAGATCGTCTGCCAAGATGAGATGGAAAATGAATGGATCGTTCATTCGACTAAAAAAGCGTCTGTTGGTAGTGAGATCGGGCTCTACTTTGATCCTGAAGATATTCATGTTATGCGCTTTAATGAGTCCGAAGCTGAATTTGATGCCCGCTTAGAAAGCTATGAAGATCAGGGGGAAGCCGATGAAACGATATAATCTTTTACTTGCGATCCCTTATTTTTTATGGTTGCTCTTTTTTGTTTTGGCACCAGTCATTTTAGTGATCACCTATTCATTTTTTGATCAAAGTGGTCATTTTACGCTTGCTAATTACGCTGAATATTTTAGTTCAGGCAAATATTTATTGATGACGTTCAACTCAGTCTGGTATGCGTTACTGATCACAGTCATCACACTATTGTTGAGTTATCCGATGGCGTATTTTTTGACAAAATTAAAGCATAAAGAGCTGTGGCTGTTGTTAGTCATCTTGCCGACTTGGATCAACCTTTTATTAAAAGCGTATGCCTTTATCGGGATCTTTGGGGTACATGGCGGTCTGAACAACTTTTTAGGCTTT
This window of the Ligilactobacillus faecis genome carries:
- a CDS encoding formate/nitrite transporter family protein produces the protein MFKTQIDQVGKAAQNKVGLLRRDPLSYFLLSMLAGMYIGFGILLAFTVSGQLNGASVTKLAMGAVFGVALSLVVIAGGELFTGSNFVLSVGLMTKKVSWTETLYLWLVCWLGNACGSIVLALLYHATGLQVKGVATAMATTAVAKMSATPTQLLTRAILCNILVCLAIWMTFQTKSDAAKLIMVFWCLLAFFTSGFEHSVANMTLLTAALLEPVGNAVSVAGWGYNLLWVTLGNMLGAIIFLALPYTLATRK
- a CDS encoding ABC transporter ATP-binding protein yields the protein MKKPIISFRNVVKSYDDDVPVLKKVSFDIEEGKFYTLLGPSGCGKTTILRMIAGFSEPTTGEIYFEGKKINAIPANKRQVNTVFQDYALFPHMNVFENIAFGLKIKKVPKEEIKKKVKEALRLVQLAGYEKRGISEMSGGQRQRVAIARAIVNEPKILLLDEPLSALDHKLRLNMQYELRELQQRLGITFIFVTHDQEEALAMSDEIFVLNNGNIVQSGSPVDIYDEPINHYVADFIGESNIVNGIMIKDCLVAFAGKEFECVDEGMRPNEPVEVVLRPEDLELTDVSQGKLRVKVLTQLFRGVHYEIVCQDEMENEWIVHSTKKASVGSEIGLYFDPEDIHVMRFNESEAEFDARLESYEDQGEADETI